A genomic window from Eleginops maclovinus isolate JMC-PN-2008 ecotype Puerto Natales chromosome 9, JC_Emac_rtc_rv5, whole genome shotgun sequence includes:
- the LOC134869395 gene encoding ras-related protein Rab-11B-like, with amino-acid sequence MGNRDDEYDFLFKVVLIGDSGVGKSNLLSRFTRNEFNLESKSTIGVEFATRSIQVDGKTIKAQIWDTAGQERYRAITSAYYRGAVGALLVYDIAKHLTYENIERWLKELRDHADNNIVIMQVGNKSDLRHLRAVPTDEARAFAEKNSISFIETSALDSTNVEEAFKNILTEIYRIVSQKQIADRSAHDESPGNNVVDISVPPTTDGQRGNKLQCCQSL; translated from the exons TGGGGAACAGAGACGACGAGTATGATTTCTTGTTCAAAG TTGTTCTAATCGGTGACTCTGGAGTGGGGAAGAGTAACCTGCTGTCCCGTTTCACAAGAAATGAGTTCAACCTGGAGAGCAAAAGCACCATTGGGGTGGAGTTTGCCACCCGCAGCATTCAGGTGGATGGCAAGACAATAAAGGCTCAGATCTGGGACACAGCTGGACAGGAACGCTACAGAGCGATCACATCAGC ATACTACCGCGGCGCTGTCGGAGCTCTCCTAGTTTATGACATTGCCAAGCACCTGACGTACGAGAATATTGAGCGCTGGCTGAAGGAGCTGAGGGAccacgctgacaacaacatcGTTATCATGCAGGTTGGAAACAAGAGCGACCTCCGTCACCTCAGGGCCGTGCCCACTGATGAAGCTCGAGCCTTCGCAG AAAAGAACAGTATCTCTTTCATTGAGACATCAGCGTTGGACTCCACAAATGTAGAAGAAGCCTTCAAGAACATTTTAACAG AAATCTACCGCATCGTGTCGCAGAAGCAGATAGCGGACAGATCTGCACACGACGAGTCTCCGGGCAACAATGTAGTTGACATCAGCGTCCCCCCCACCACTGACGGGCAGAGGGGCAACAAACTGCAGTGCTGCCAGAGCCTGTGA
- the marchf2 gene encoding E3 ubiquitin-protein ligase MARCHF2 isoform X1 encodes MTTGGCCHLPGSLCDCSSNTGLWKSMEEGGGDACQALYVTQVTAIDGRLLSSVLKPMSAQSDGPICRICHEGASSEILLSPCDCTGTLGTVHKSCLERWLSSSNTSYCELCHTEFTIERRPRPLTEVTKWLRDPGPRNEKRTLFCDMVCFLFITPLAAISGWLCLRGAQDHLQLGSWLQAVGLIALTIALFTIYVLWTLVSFRYHCQLYSEWRRTNQKVRLLLPEAKVTNSSQHSLLSTKLMKKSGNDSIV; translated from the exons ATGACGACAGGCGGGTGTTGCCACCTGCCTGGCTCTCTGTGTGACTGTTCCAGCAACACAGGCCTGTGGAAGAGcatggaggaaggagggggagaCGCTTGCCAGGCGCTCTACGTCACCCAGGTCACAGCCATAGATGGGCGgctgctgtcctctgtgctCAAACCCATGAGCGCACAAAG TGATGGTCCCATCTGCCGTATTTGCCACGAAGGAGCCAGCAGTGAGATTCTGCTGTCTCCGTGTGACTGCACAGGCACTCTGGGCACGGTGCACAAGAGCTGCCTGGAGAGGTGGCTGTCATCATCCAACACCAGCTACTGCGAGCTCTGCCACACAGAGTTCACCATCGAGCGCCGCCCGAGGCCTCTCACAGAGGTAACAAAG TGGCTGCGAGACCCCGGCCCCCGTAATGAGAAAAGGACGCTGTTCTGTGACATGGTGTGCTTCCTGTTTATCACACCACTAGCAGCCATCTCAGGCTGGCTGTGTCTGAGGGGCGCTCAGGACCATCTTCAACTAGGCAGCTGGCTGCAGGCCGTGGGCCTCATCGCCCTCACAATTGCACTCTTTACCATATATGTTCTGTGGACCCTG GTGTCTTTCCGCTACCACTGTCAGCTGTACTCTGAGTGGAGAAGAACCAATCAGAAAGTACGTCTTCTCCTTCCTGAGGCCAAGGTGACAAACTCTTCCCAGCATTCCCTGCTCTCTACCAAACTGATGAAGAAGTCTGGCAATGACAGTATAGTATGA
- the marchf2 gene encoding E3 ubiquitin-protein ligase MARCHF2 isoform X2, translating to MTTGGCCHLPGSLCDCSSNTGLWKSMEEGGGDACQALYVTQVTAIDGRLLSSVLKPMSAQSDGPICRICHEGASSEILLSPCDCTGTLGTVHKSCLERWLSSSNTSYCELCHTEFTIERRPRPLTEWLRDPGPRNEKRTLFCDMVCFLFITPLAAISGWLCLRGAQDHLQLGSWLQAVGLIALTIALFTIYVLWTLVSFRYHCQLYSEWRRTNQKVRLLLPEAKVTNSSQHSLLSTKLMKKSGNDSIV from the exons ATGACGACAGGCGGGTGTTGCCACCTGCCTGGCTCTCTGTGTGACTGTTCCAGCAACACAGGCCTGTGGAAGAGcatggaggaaggagggggagaCGCTTGCCAGGCGCTCTACGTCACCCAGGTCACAGCCATAGATGGGCGgctgctgtcctctgtgctCAAACCCATGAGCGCACAAAG TGATGGTCCCATCTGCCGTATTTGCCACGAAGGAGCCAGCAGTGAGATTCTGCTGTCTCCGTGTGACTGCACAGGCACTCTGGGCACGGTGCACAAGAGCTGCCTGGAGAGGTGGCTGTCATCATCCAACACCAGCTACTGCGAGCTCTGCCACACAGAGTTCACCATCGAGCGCCGCCCGAGGCCTCTCACAGAG TGGCTGCGAGACCCCGGCCCCCGTAATGAGAAAAGGACGCTGTTCTGTGACATGGTGTGCTTCCTGTTTATCACACCACTAGCAGCCATCTCAGGCTGGCTGTGTCTGAGGGGCGCTCAGGACCATCTTCAACTAGGCAGCTGGCTGCAGGCCGTGGGCCTCATCGCCCTCACAATTGCACTCTTTACCATATATGTTCTGTGGACCCTG GTGTCTTTCCGCTACCACTGTCAGCTGTACTCTGAGTGGAGAAGAACCAATCAGAAAGTACGTCTTCTCCTTCCTGAGGCCAAGGTGACAAACTCTTCCCAGCATTCCCTGCTCTCTACCAAACTGATGAAGAAGTCTGGCAATGACAGTATAGTATGA
- the LOC134870064 gene encoding ras-related protein Rab-11B-like, with product MGTRDDEYDYLFKVVLIGDSGVGKSNLLSRFTRNEFNLESKSTIGVEFATRSIQVDGKTIKAQIWDTAGQERYRAITSAYYRGAVGALLVYDIAKHLTYENIERWLKELRDHADNNIVIMQVGNKSDLRHLRAVPTDEARAFAEKNSISFIETSALDSTNVEEAFKNILSEIYRIVSQKQISDRSGNDESPGNNVVDISLPPTMDGQKGNKLACCQSL from the exons ATGGGAACCCGAGATGATGAATACGACTATTTGTTCAAAG TTGTACTAATCGGAGACTCTGGAGTGGGGAAGAGTAACCTGCTGTCCCGTTTCACAAGAAACGAGTTCAACCTGGAGAGCAAAAGCACCATTGGGGTGGAGTTTGCCACCCGCAGCATTCAGGTGGATGGCAAGACGATAAAGGCTCAGATCTGGGACACAGCTGGACAGGAACGCTACAGAGCAATCACATCAGC ATACTACCGGGGTGCAGTTGGAGCTCTCCTGGTTTATGACATCGCCAAGCACCTGACGTACGAGAACATTGAGCGCTGGCTGAAGGAGCTGAGGGACCATGCTGACAACAACATCGTTATCATGCAGGTTGGAAACAAGAGTGACCTCCGTCACCTCAGGGCCGTGCCCACTGATGAAGCTCGAGCCTTTGCAG AAAAGAACAGCATCTCGTTTATTGAAACCTCTGCCTTGGACTCCACTAATGTAGAAGAAGCCTTTAAAAACATTCTCTCAG aAATCTACCGTATTGTATCTCAGAAGCAAATATCGGACAGATCTGGAAATGACGAATCTCCAGGAAACAATGTAGTGGACATAAGTCTCCCCCCAACCATGGATGGGCAGAAGGGCAACAAGCTTGCTTGCTGCCAAAGCCTGTGA